The following are from one region of the Myotis daubentonii chromosome 2, mMyoDau2.1, whole genome shotgun sequence genome:
- the IKBKB gene encoding inhibitor of nuclear factor kappa-B kinase subunit beta isoform X4, which translates to MSWSPSLPTQTCGAWEMKERLGTGGFGNVIRWHNQETGEQIAIKQCRQELSPRNRERWCLEIQIMRRLNHPNVVAARDVPEGMQNLAPNDLPLLAMEYCQGGDLRKYLNQFENCCGLREGAILTLLSDIASALRYLHENRIIHRDLKPENIVLQQGEQRLIHKIIDLGYAKELDQGSLCTSFVGTLQYLAPELLEQQKYTVTVDYWSFGTLAFECITGFRPFLPNWQPVQWHSKVRQKGEMDIVVSEDLNGAVTFSSSLPHPNNLNSILLQRLEKWLQLMLMWHPRQRGTDPAYGPNGCFKALDDILNLKLVHILNMVTGTIHTYPVSEDESLQSLKARIRQDTGIPEEDQELLQEAGLALITDKPATQCISDGKLNEGHTLDMDLVFLFDNSKVTYETQISPRPQPESVSCILQEPKRNLPFFQLRKVWGQVWHSIQTLKEDCNRLQQGQRAAMMNLLRNNSCLSKMKNSMASMSQQLKAKLDFFKTSIQIDLEKYTSDKLLLAWREMEQAVELCGRENEVKHLVERMMALQTDIVDLQRSPMGRKQGGTLDDLEEEARELYRRLREKPRDQRTEGDSQEMVRLLLQAIQAFEKKVRVIYTQLSKTVVCKQKALELLPKVEEVVSLMNEDEKTVVRLQEKRQKELWNLLKIACSKVRGPVSGSPDSMNASRLSHSGQLMSQPLTAPDSLPELVNKSEELMAEAHNLCTQLESAMQDTMKEQDQSLRSLDWSWLQTEEEEQNSLEQAS; encoded by the exons GAAACGGGTGAGCAGATCGCTATCAAGCAGTGCCGGCAGGAGCTCAGCCCCCGGAATCGAGAGCGGTGGTGCCTGGAGATCCAGATCATGAGAAG GCTCAACCACCCCAATGTGGTGGCTGCCCGGGATGTCCCCGAGGGGATGCAGAATTTGGCTCCCAATGACTTGCCCCTGCTGGCCATGGAGTACTGCCAAGGAGGGGATCTCCGAAAG TACCTGAAccagtttgagaactgctgtggCCTACGGGAAGGAGCCATCCTCACCTTGCTGAGTGACATTG CCTCTGCGCTTAGATACCTTCATGAAAACAGAATCATCCATCGGGACCTAAAGCCAGAAAACATCGTCCTGCAGCAAGGAGAGCAAAGA ttaatacACAAAATTATTGACCTAGGATATGCCAAGGAACTGGACCAGGGCAGTCTCTGTACTTCCTTTGTGGGGACCTTGCAGTACCTG GCCCCGGAACTGCTGGAGCAGCAGAAGTACACGGTGACTGTCGACTACTGGAGCTTTGGAACCTTGGCTTTCGAGTGCATCACGGGCTTCCGGCCTTTTCTCCCCAACTGGCAGCCTGTGCAGTG GCATTCCAAAGTCCGGCAGAAGGGCGAGATGGACATCGTCGTTTCGGAAGACTTGAACGGAGCAGTGACATTTTCGAGCTCTTTACCCCACCCCAATAATCTTAACAG CATCCTGTTGCAGCGACTGGAGAAGTGGCTGCAGCTGATGCTGATGTGGCACCCCCGGCAAAGGGGCACTGACCCCGCGTACGGGCCCAACGGCTGCTTCAAGGCCCTGGATGACATCTTAAACTTAAAG CTGGTTCATATCTTGAACATGGTCACAGGCACCATTCACACCTATCCAGTGTCAGAAGACGAGAGTCTGCAGAGCTTAAAGGCCAGAATTCGGCAGGACACAGGAATCCCTGAGGAGGACCAGGAGCTGCTGCAAGAAGCAGGCCTGGCGTTGATCACCGACAAGCCTGCTACTCAGTGTATTTCAGACGGGAAG CTCAACGAGGGCCACACATTGGACATGGATCTCGTTTTTCTCTTTGACAACAGTAAAGTCACCTATGAGACTCAGATCTCCCCACGGCCCCAACCTGAAAGTGTCAGCTGTATCC TTCAAGAGCCCAAGAGGAACCTGCCTTTCTTCCAGCTGCGGAAAGTGTGGGGCCAGGTCTGGCACAGCATCCAAACCCTGAAGGAGGACTGTAACCGGCTGCAGCAGGGACAGCGAGCTGCCAT GATGAATCTCCTCCGGAATAACAGCTGCCTGTCCAAGATGAAGAATTCCATGGCCTCCATGTCTCAGCAGCTCAAGGCCAAGTTGGATTTCTTTAAGACCAGCATCCAGATTGACCTGGAGAAGTATA catcAGATAAACTGCTGCTGGCCTGGAGGGAAATGGAACAGGCTGTGGAGCTGTGTGGGCGG GAGAATGAAGTGAAACATCTGGTGGAACGGATGATGGCACTTCAGACGGACATCGTGGACTTGCAGAGGAGCCCAATGGGTCGGAAGCAGGGGGGGACGCTGGACGACCT agaagaggaggCGAGGGAGCTTTACAGGAGGCTCAGGGAAAAGCCTAGAG ACCAGCGAACTGAGGGTGACAGCCAGGAAATGGTGCGACTGCTACTTCAGGCAATCCAAGCCTTTGAGAAGAAAGTGCGTGTGATTTATACACAGCTCAG TAAAACTGTGGTTTGCAAGCAGAAGGCTCTGGAATTGTTGCCCAAGGTGGAAGAAGTGGTGAGTTTAATGAATGAGGACGAGAAGACTGTTGTTCGGCTTCAGGAAAAGCGACAGAAGGAGCTCTGGAACCTCCTGAAGATCGCTTGT AGCAAGGTCCGTGGTCCTGTTAGTGGAAGCCCAGATAGCATGAATGCTTCTCGCCTTAGTCACTCTGGTCAGCTGATGTCTCAGCCTCTCACTGCCCCCGACAGCTTACCTGAGTTAGTCAACAAAAG TGAAGAACTGATGGCCGAAGCACACAATCTCTGCACCCAGCTAGAAAGTGCAATGCAAGACACCATGAAAGAACAGGACCAGAGTTTACGG TCTCTAGACTGGAGCTGGTTACAGACGGAGGAAGAAGAGCAGAATAGCTTGGAGCAGGCCTCCTGA
- the IKBKB gene encoding inhibitor of nuclear factor kappa-B kinase subunit beta isoform X5 has translation MSWSPSLPTQTCGAWEMKERLGTGGFGNVIRWHNQETGEQIAIKQCRQELSPRNRERWCLEIQIMRRLNHPNVVAARDVPEGMQNLAPNDLPLLAMEYCQGGDLRKYLNQFENCCGLREGAILTLLSDIASALRYLHENRIIHRDLKPENIVLQQGEQRLIHKIIDLGYAKELDQGSLCTSFVGTLQYLAPELLEQQKYTVTVDYWSFGTLAFECITGFRPFLPNWQPVQWHSKVRQKGEMDIVVSEDLNGAVTFSSSLPHPNNLNSILLQRLEKWLQLMLMWHPRQRGTDPAYGPNGCFKALDDILNLKLVHILNMVTGTIHTYPVSEDESLQSLKARIRQDTGIPEEDQELLQEAGLALITDKPATQCISDGKLNEGHTLDMDLVFLFDNSKVTYETQISPRPQPESVSCILQEPKRNLPFFQLRKVWGQVWHSIQTLKEDCNRLQQGQRAAMMNLLRNNSCLSKMKNSMASMSQQLKAKLDFFKTSIQIDLEKYSEQTEFGITSDKLLLAWREMEQAVELCGRLFHQENEVKHLVERMMALQTDIVDLQRSPMGRKQGGTLDDLFQMKITSENISLSHWVKGKGDRSSCPPWSCVFKRKPCSPGLDPGMAPGTTIAEARNSKGQSGDSFP, from the exons GAAACGGGTGAGCAGATCGCTATCAAGCAGTGCCGGCAGGAGCTCAGCCCCCGGAATCGAGAGCGGTGGTGCCTGGAGATCCAGATCATGAGAAG GCTCAACCACCCCAATGTGGTGGCTGCCCGGGATGTCCCCGAGGGGATGCAGAATTTGGCTCCCAATGACTTGCCCCTGCTGGCCATGGAGTACTGCCAAGGAGGGGATCTCCGAAAG TACCTGAAccagtttgagaactgctgtggCCTACGGGAAGGAGCCATCCTCACCTTGCTGAGTGACATTG CCTCTGCGCTTAGATACCTTCATGAAAACAGAATCATCCATCGGGACCTAAAGCCAGAAAACATCGTCCTGCAGCAAGGAGAGCAAAGA ttaatacACAAAATTATTGACCTAGGATATGCCAAGGAACTGGACCAGGGCAGTCTCTGTACTTCCTTTGTGGGGACCTTGCAGTACCTG GCCCCGGAACTGCTGGAGCAGCAGAAGTACACGGTGACTGTCGACTACTGGAGCTTTGGAACCTTGGCTTTCGAGTGCATCACGGGCTTCCGGCCTTTTCTCCCCAACTGGCAGCCTGTGCAGTG GCATTCCAAAGTCCGGCAGAAGGGCGAGATGGACATCGTCGTTTCGGAAGACTTGAACGGAGCAGTGACATTTTCGAGCTCTTTACCCCACCCCAATAATCTTAACAG CATCCTGTTGCAGCGACTGGAGAAGTGGCTGCAGCTGATGCTGATGTGGCACCCCCGGCAAAGGGGCACTGACCCCGCGTACGGGCCCAACGGCTGCTTCAAGGCCCTGGATGACATCTTAAACTTAAAG CTGGTTCATATCTTGAACATGGTCACAGGCACCATTCACACCTATCCAGTGTCAGAAGACGAGAGTCTGCAGAGCTTAAAGGCCAGAATTCGGCAGGACACAGGAATCCCTGAGGAGGACCAGGAGCTGCTGCAAGAAGCAGGCCTGGCGTTGATCACCGACAAGCCTGCTACTCAGTGTATTTCAGACGGGAAG CTCAACGAGGGCCACACATTGGACATGGATCTCGTTTTTCTCTTTGACAACAGTAAAGTCACCTATGAGACTCAGATCTCCCCACGGCCCCAACCTGAAAGTGTCAGCTGTATCC TTCAAGAGCCCAAGAGGAACCTGCCTTTCTTCCAGCTGCGGAAAGTGTGGGGCCAGGTCTGGCACAGCATCCAAACCCTGAAGGAGGACTGTAACCGGCTGCAGCAGGGACAGCGAGCTGCCAT GATGAATCTCCTCCGGAATAACAGCTGCCTGTCCAAGATGAAGAATTCCATGGCCTCCATGTCTCAGCAGCTCAAGGCCAAGTTGGATTTCTTTAAGACCAGCATCCAGATTGACCTGGAGAAGTATAGTGAGCAAACTGAGTTTGGGATCA catcAGATAAACTGCTGCTGGCCTGGAGGGAAATGGAACAGGCTGTGGAGCTGTGTGGGCGG CTTTTTCATCAGGAGAATGAAGTGAAACATCTGGTGGAACGGATGATGGCACTTCAGACGGACATCGTGGACTTGCAGAGGAGCCCAATGGGTCGGAAGCAGGGGGGGACGCTGGACGACCT ttttcaaatgaaaattaCCTCTGAAAATATCAGCCTGTCTCACTGGGTTAAGGGGAAAGGGGACAGGAGTTCGTGTCCCCCCTGGTCTTGCGTTTTCAAAAGGAAGCCATGCTCTCCAGGCTTGGATCCAGGGATGGCACCTGGAACCACTATTGCGGAAGCCAGAAATTCCAAGGGACAAAGTGGAGACTCCTTTCCTTAG
- the IKBKB gene encoding inhibitor of nuclear factor kappa-B kinase subunit beta isoform X2 — MSWSPSLPTQTCGAWEMKERLGTGGFGNVIRWHNQETGEQIAIKQCRQELSPRNRERWCLEIQIMRRLNHPNVVAARDVPEGMQNLAPNDLPLLAMEYCQGGDLRKYLNQFENCCGLREGAILTLLSDIASALRYLHENRIIHRDLKPENIVLQQGEQRLIHKIIDLGYAKELDQGSLCTSFVGTLQYLAPELLEQQKYTVTVDYWSFGTLAFECITGFRPFLPNWQPVQWHSKVRQKGEMDIVVSEDLNGAVTFSSSLPHPNNLNSILLQRLEKWLQLMLMWHPRQRGTDPAYGPNGCFKALDDILNLKLVHILNMVTGTIHTYPVSEDESLQSLKARIRQDTGIPEEDQELLQEAGLALITDKPATQCISDGKLNEGHTLDMDLVFLFDNSKVTYETQISPRPQPESVSCILQEPKRNLPFFQLRKVWGQVWHSIQTLKEDCNRLQQGQRAAMMNLLRNNSCLSKMKNSMASMSQQLKAKLDFFKTSIQIDLEKYSEQTEFGITSDKLLLAWREMEQAVELCGRENEVKHLVERMMALQTDIVDLQRSPMGRKQGGTLDDLEEEARELYRRLREKPRDQRTEGDSQEMVRLLLQAIQAFEKKVRVIYTQLSKTVVCKQKALELLPKVEEVVSLMNEDEKTVVRLQEKRQKELWNLLKIACSKVRGPVSGSPDSMNASRLSHSGQLMSQPLTAPDSLPELVNKSEELMAEAHNLCTQLESAMQDTMKEQDQSLRSLDWSWLQTEEEEQNSLEQAS; from the exons GAAACGGGTGAGCAGATCGCTATCAAGCAGTGCCGGCAGGAGCTCAGCCCCCGGAATCGAGAGCGGTGGTGCCTGGAGATCCAGATCATGAGAAG GCTCAACCACCCCAATGTGGTGGCTGCCCGGGATGTCCCCGAGGGGATGCAGAATTTGGCTCCCAATGACTTGCCCCTGCTGGCCATGGAGTACTGCCAAGGAGGGGATCTCCGAAAG TACCTGAAccagtttgagaactgctgtggCCTACGGGAAGGAGCCATCCTCACCTTGCTGAGTGACATTG CCTCTGCGCTTAGATACCTTCATGAAAACAGAATCATCCATCGGGACCTAAAGCCAGAAAACATCGTCCTGCAGCAAGGAGAGCAAAGA ttaatacACAAAATTATTGACCTAGGATATGCCAAGGAACTGGACCAGGGCAGTCTCTGTACTTCCTTTGTGGGGACCTTGCAGTACCTG GCCCCGGAACTGCTGGAGCAGCAGAAGTACACGGTGACTGTCGACTACTGGAGCTTTGGAACCTTGGCTTTCGAGTGCATCACGGGCTTCCGGCCTTTTCTCCCCAACTGGCAGCCTGTGCAGTG GCATTCCAAAGTCCGGCAGAAGGGCGAGATGGACATCGTCGTTTCGGAAGACTTGAACGGAGCAGTGACATTTTCGAGCTCTTTACCCCACCCCAATAATCTTAACAG CATCCTGTTGCAGCGACTGGAGAAGTGGCTGCAGCTGATGCTGATGTGGCACCCCCGGCAAAGGGGCACTGACCCCGCGTACGGGCCCAACGGCTGCTTCAAGGCCCTGGATGACATCTTAAACTTAAAG CTGGTTCATATCTTGAACATGGTCACAGGCACCATTCACACCTATCCAGTGTCAGAAGACGAGAGTCTGCAGAGCTTAAAGGCCAGAATTCGGCAGGACACAGGAATCCCTGAGGAGGACCAGGAGCTGCTGCAAGAAGCAGGCCTGGCGTTGATCACCGACAAGCCTGCTACTCAGTGTATTTCAGACGGGAAG CTCAACGAGGGCCACACATTGGACATGGATCTCGTTTTTCTCTTTGACAACAGTAAAGTCACCTATGAGACTCAGATCTCCCCACGGCCCCAACCTGAAAGTGTCAGCTGTATCC TTCAAGAGCCCAAGAGGAACCTGCCTTTCTTCCAGCTGCGGAAAGTGTGGGGCCAGGTCTGGCACAGCATCCAAACCCTGAAGGAGGACTGTAACCGGCTGCAGCAGGGACAGCGAGCTGCCAT GATGAATCTCCTCCGGAATAACAGCTGCCTGTCCAAGATGAAGAATTCCATGGCCTCCATGTCTCAGCAGCTCAAGGCCAAGTTGGATTTCTTTAAGACCAGCATCCAGATTGACCTGGAGAAGTATAGTGAGCAAACTGAGTTTGGGATCA catcAGATAAACTGCTGCTGGCCTGGAGGGAAATGGAACAGGCTGTGGAGCTGTGTGGGCGG GAGAATGAAGTGAAACATCTGGTGGAACGGATGATGGCACTTCAGACGGACATCGTGGACTTGCAGAGGAGCCCAATGGGTCGGAAGCAGGGGGGGACGCTGGACGACCT agaagaggaggCGAGGGAGCTTTACAGGAGGCTCAGGGAAAAGCCTAGAG ACCAGCGAACTGAGGGTGACAGCCAGGAAATGGTGCGACTGCTACTTCAGGCAATCCAAGCCTTTGAGAAGAAAGTGCGTGTGATTTATACACAGCTCAG TAAAACTGTGGTTTGCAAGCAGAAGGCTCTGGAATTGTTGCCCAAGGTGGAAGAAGTGGTGAGTTTAATGAATGAGGACGAGAAGACTGTTGTTCGGCTTCAGGAAAAGCGACAGAAGGAGCTCTGGAACCTCCTGAAGATCGCTTGT AGCAAGGTCCGTGGTCCTGTTAGTGGAAGCCCAGATAGCATGAATGCTTCTCGCCTTAGTCACTCTGGTCAGCTGATGTCTCAGCCTCTCACTGCCCCCGACAGCTTACCTGAGTTAGTCAACAAAAG TGAAGAACTGATGGCCGAAGCACACAATCTCTGCACCCAGCTAGAAAGTGCAATGCAAGACACCATGAAAGAACAGGACCAGAGTTTACGG TCTCTAGACTGGAGCTGGTTACAGACGGAGGAAGAAGAGCAGAATAGCTTGGAGCAGGCCTCCTGA
- the IKBKB gene encoding inhibitor of nuclear factor kappa-B kinase subunit beta isoform X3 — translation MSWSPSLPTQTCGAWEMKERLGTGGFGNVIRWHNQETGEQIAIKQCRQELSPRNRERWCLEIQIMRRLNHPNVVAARDVPEGMQNLAPNDLPLLAMEYCQGGDLRKYLNQFENCCGLREGAILTLLSDIASALRYLHENRIIHRDLKPENIVLQQGEQRLIHKIIDLGYAKELDQGSLCTSFVGTLQYLAPELLEQQKYTVTVDYWSFGTLAFECITGFRPFLPNWQPVQWHSKVRQKGEMDIVVSEDLNGAVTFSSSLPHPNNLNSILLQRLEKWLQLMLMWHPRQRGTDPAYGPNGCFKALDDILNLKLVHILNMVTGTIHTYPVSEDESLQSLKARIRQDTGIPEEDQELLQEAGLALITDKPATQCISDGKLNEGHTLDMDLVFLFDNSKVTYETQISPRPQPESVSCILQEPKRNLPFFQLRKVWGQVWHSIQTLKEDCNRLQQGQRAAMMNLLRNNSCLSKMKNSMASMSQQLKAKLDFFKTSIQIDLEKYTSDKLLLAWREMEQAVELCGRLFHQENEVKHLVERMMALQTDIVDLQRSPMGRKQGGTLDDLEEEARELYRRLREKPRDQRTEGDSQEMVRLLLQAIQAFEKKVRVIYTQLSKTVVCKQKALELLPKVEEVVSLMNEDEKTVVRLQEKRQKELWNLLKIACSKVRGPVSGSPDSMNASRLSHSGQLMSQPLTAPDSLPELVNKSEELMAEAHNLCTQLESAMQDTMKEQDQSLRSLDWSWLQTEEEEQNSLEQAS, via the exons GAAACGGGTGAGCAGATCGCTATCAAGCAGTGCCGGCAGGAGCTCAGCCCCCGGAATCGAGAGCGGTGGTGCCTGGAGATCCAGATCATGAGAAG GCTCAACCACCCCAATGTGGTGGCTGCCCGGGATGTCCCCGAGGGGATGCAGAATTTGGCTCCCAATGACTTGCCCCTGCTGGCCATGGAGTACTGCCAAGGAGGGGATCTCCGAAAG TACCTGAAccagtttgagaactgctgtggCCTACGGGAAGGAGCCATCCTCACCTTGCTGAGTGACATTG CCTCTGCGCTTAGATACCTTCATGAAAACAGAATCATCCATCGGGACCTAAAGCCAGAAAACATCGTCCTGCAGCAAGGAGAGCAAAGA ttaatacACAAAATTATTGACCTAGGATATGCCAAGGAACTGGACCAGGGCAGTCTCTGTACTTCCTTTGTGGGGACCTTGCAGTACCTG GCCCCGGAACTGCTGGAGCAGCAGAAGTACACGGTGACTGTCGACTACTGGAGCTTTGGAACCTTGGCTTTCGAGTGCATCACGGGCTTCCGGCCTTTTCTCCCCAACTGGCAGCCTGTGCAGTG GCATTCCAAAGTCCGGCAGAAGGGCGAGATGGACATCGTCGTTTCGGAAGACTTGAACGGAGCAGTGACATTTTCGAGCTCTTTACCCCACCCCAATAATCTTAACAG CATCCTGTTGCAGCGACTGGAGAAGTGGCTGCAGCTGATGCTGATGTGGCACCCCCGGCAAAGGGGCACTGACCCCGCGTACGGGCCCAACGGCTGCTTCAAGGCCCTGGATGACATCTTAAACTTAAAG CTGGTTCATATCTTGAACATGGTCACAGGCACCATTCACACCTATCCAGTGTCAGAAGACGAGAGTCTGCAGAGCTTAAAGGCCAGAATTCGGCAGGACACAGGAATCCCTGAGGAGGACCAGGAGCTGCTGCAAGAAGCAGGCCTGGCGTTGATCACCGACAAGCCTGCTACTCAGTGTATTTCAGACGGGAAG CTCAACGAGGGCCACACATTGGACATGGATCTCGTTTTTCTCTTTGACAACAGTAAAGTCACCTATGAGACTCAGATCTCCCCACGGCCCCAACCTGAAAGTGTCAGCTGTATCC TTCAAGAGCCCAAGAGGAACCTGCCTTTCTTCCAGCTGCGGAAAGTGTGGGGCCAGGTCTGGCACAGCATCCAAACCCTGAAGGAGGACTGTAACCGGCTGCAGCAGGGACAGCGAGCTGCCAT GATGAATCTCCTCCGGAATAACAGCTGCCTGTCCAAGATGAAGAATTCCATGGCCTCCATGTCTCAGCAGCTCAAGGCCAAGTTGGATTTCTTTAAGACCAGCATCCAGATTGACCTGGAGAAGTATA catcAGATAAACTGCTGCTGGCCTGGAGGGAAATGGAACAGGCTGTGGAGCTGTGTGGGCGG CTTTTTCATCAGGAGAATGAAGTGAAACATCTGGTGGAACGGATGATGGCACTTCAGACGGACATCGTGGACTTGCAGAGGAGCCCAATGGGTCGGAAGCAGGGGGGGACGCTGGACGACCT agaagaggaggCGAGGGAGCTTTACAGGAGGCTCAGGGAAAAGCCTAGAG ACCAGCGAACTGAGGGTGACAGCCAGGAAATGGTGCGACTGCTACTTCAGGCAATCCAAGCCTTTGAGAAGAAAGTGCGTGTGATTTATACACAGCTCAG TAAAACTGTGGTTTGCAAGCAGAAGGCTCTGGAATTGTTGCCCAAGGTGGAAGAAGTGGTGAGTTTAATGAATGAGGACGAGAAGACTGTTGTTCGGCTTCAGGAAAAGCGACAGAAGGAGCTCTGGAACCTCCTGAAGATCGCTTGT AGCAAGGTCCGTGGTCCTGTTAGTGGAAGCCCAGATAGCATGAATGCTTCTCGCCTTAGTCACTCTGGTCAGCTGATGTCTCAGCCTCTCACTGCCCCCGACAGCTTACCTGAGTTAGTCAACAAAAG TGAAGAACTGATGGCCGAAGCACACAATCTCTGCACCCAGCTAGAAAGTGCAATGCAAGACACCATGAAAGAACAGGACCAGAGTTTACGG TCTCTAGACTGGAGCTGGTTACAGACGGAGGAAGAAGAGCAGAATAGCTTGGAGCAGGCCTCCTGA
- the IKBKB gene encoding inhibitor of nuclear factor kappa-B kinase subunit beta isoform X1: MSWSPSLPTQTCGAWEMKERLGTGGFGNVIRWHNQETGEQIAIKQCRQELSPRNRERWCLEIQIMRRLNHPNVVAARDVPEGMQNLAPNDLPLLAMEYCQGGDLRKYLNQFENCCGLREGAILTLLSDIASALRYLHENRIIHRDLKPENIVLQQGEQRLIHKIIDLGYAKELDQGSLCTSFVGTLQYLAPELLEQQKYTVTVDYWSFGTLAFECITGFRPFLPNWQPVQWHSKVRQKGEMDIVVSEDLNGAVTFSSSLPHPNNLNSILLQRLEKWLQLMLMWHPRQRGTDPAYGPNGCFKALDDILNLKLVHILNMVTGTIHTYPVSEDESLQSLKARIRQDTGIPEEDQELLQEAGLALITDKPATQCISDGKLNEGHTLDMDLVFLFDNSKVTYETQISPRPQPESVSCILQEPKRNLPFFQLRKVWGQVWHSIQTLKEDCNRLQQGQRAAMMNLLRNNSCLSKMKNSMASMSQQLKAKLDFFKTSIQIDLEKYSEQTEFGITSDKLLLAWREMEQAVELCGRLFHQENEVKHLVERMMALQTDIVDLQRSPMGRKQGGTLDDLEEEARELYRRLREKPRDQRTEGDSQEMVRLLLQAIQAFEKKVRVIYTQLSKTVVCKQKALELLPKVEEVVSLMNEDEKTVVRLQEKRQKELWNLLKIACSKVRGPVSGSPDSMNASRLSHSGQLMSQPLTAPDSLPELVNKSEELMAEAHNLCTQLESAMQDTMKEQDQSLRSLDWSWLQTEEEEQNSLEQAS, translated from the exons GAAACGGGTGAGCAGATCGCTATCAAGCAGTGCCGGCAGGAGCTCAGCCCCCGGAATCGAGAGCGGTGGTGCCTGGAGATCCAGATCATGAGAAG GCTCAACCACCCCAATGTGGTGGCTGCCCGGGATGTCCCCGAGGGGATGCAGAATTTGGCTCCCAATGACTTGCCCCTGCTGGCCATGGAGTACTGCCAAGGAGGGGATCTCCGAAAG TACCTGAAccagtttgagaactgctgtggCCTACGGGAAGGAGCCATCCTCACCTTGCTGAGTGACATTG CCTCTGCGCTTAGATACCTTCATGAAAACAGAATCATCCATCGGGACCTAAAGCCAGAAAACATCGTCCTGCAGCAAGGAGAGCAAAGA ttaatacACAAAATTATTGACCTAGGATATGCCAAGGAACTGGACCAGGGCAGTCTCTGTACTTCCTTTGTGGGGACCTTGCAGTACCTG GCCCCGGAACTGCTGGAGCAGCAGAAGTACACGGTGACTGTCGACTACTGGAGCTTTGGAACCTTGGCTTTCGAGTGCATCACGGGCTTCCGGCCTTTTCTCCCCAACTGGCAGCCTGTGCAGTG GCATTCCAAAGTCCGGCAGAAGGGCGAGATGGACATCGTCGTTTCGGAAGACTTGAACGGAGCAGTGACATTTTCGAGCTCTTTACCCCACCCCAATAATCTTAACAG CATCCTGTTGCAGCGACTGGAGAAGTGGCTGCAGCTGATGCTGATGTGGCACCCCCGGCAAAGGGGCACTGACCCCGCGTACGGGCCCAACGGCTGCTTCAAGGCCCTGGATGACATCTTAAACTTAAAG CTGGTTCATATCTTGAACATGGTCACAGGCACCATTCACACCTATCCAGTGTCAGAAGACGAGAGTCTGCAGAGCTTAAAGGCCAGAATTCGGCAGGACACAGGAATCCCTGAGGAGGACCAGGAGCTGCTGCAAGAAGCAGGCCTGGCGTTGATCACCGACAAGCCTGCTACTCAGTGTATTTCAGACGGGAAG CTCAACGAGGGCCACACATTGGACATGGATCTCGTTTTTCTCTTTGACAACAGTAAAGTCACCTATGAGACTCAGATCTCCCCACGGCCCCAACCTGAAAGTGTCAGCTGTATCC TTCAAGAGCCCAAGAGGAACCTGCCTTTCTTCCAGCTGCGGAAAGTGTGGGGCCAGGTCTGGCACAGCATCCAAACCCTGAAGGAGGACTGTAACCGGCTGCAGCAGGGACAGCGAGCTGCCAT GATGAATCTCCTCCGGAATAACAGCTGCCTGTCCAAGATGAAGAATTCCATGGCCTCCATGTCTCAGCAGCTCAAGGCCAAGTTGGATTTCTTTAAGACCAGCATCCAGATTGACCTGGAGAAGTATAGTGAGCAAACTGAGTTTGGGATCA catcAGATAAACTGCTGCTGGCCTGGAGGGAAATGGAACAGGCTGTGGAGCTGTGTGGGCGG CTTTTTCATCAGGAGAATGAAGTGAAACATCTGGTGGAACGGATGATGGCACTTCAGACGGACATCGTGGACTTGCAGAGGAGCCCAATGGGTCGGAAGCAGGGGGGGACGCTGGACGACCT agaagaggaggCGAGGGAGCTTTACAGGAGGCTCAGGGAAAAGCCTAGAG ACCAGCGAACTGAGGGTGACAGCCAGGAAATGGTGCGACTGCTACTTCAGGCAATCCAAGCCTTTGAGAAGAAAGTGCGTGTGATTTATACACAGCTCAG TAAAACTGTGGTTTGCAAGCAGAAGGCTCTGGAATTGTTGCCCAAGGTGGAAGAAGTGGTGAGTTTAATGAATGAGGACGAGAAGACTGTTGTTCGGCTTCAGGAAAAGCGACAGAAGGAGCTCTGGAACCTCCTGAAGATCGCTTGT AGCAAGGTCCGTGGTCCTGTTAGTGGAAGCCCAGATAGCATGAATGCTTCTCGCCTTAGTCACTCTGGTCAGCTGATGTCTCAGCCTCTCACTGCCCCCGACAGCTTACCTGAGTTAGTCAACAAAAG TGAAGAACTGATGGCCGAAGCACACAATCTCTGCACCCAGCTAGAAAGTGCAATGCAAGACACCATGAAAGAACAGGACCAGAGTTTACGG TCTCTAGACTGGAGCTGGTTACAGACGGAGGAAGAAGAGCAGAATAGCTTGGAGCAGGCCTCCTGA